One Prodigiosinella aquatilis DNA window includes the following coding sequences:
- the bssS gene encoding biofilm formation regulator BssS codes for MDRKNEVIQTHPLVGWDISTVDSYDAMMIRLHYLSKADQTPDEAQVDRTLWLTTDVARQLIYILEAGIAKIESTEFQAIDYLKH; via the coding sequence ATGGACAGAAAAAATGAAGTTATTCAAACACATCCACTCGTGGGTTGGGATATCAGTACAGTTGACAGTTATGACGCAATGATGATTCGCTTGCATTATTTATCAAAAGCAGATCAAACACCCGATGAGGCGCAAGTTGATCGCACACTGTGGTTAACAACAGATGTGGCAAGACAGCTTATTTATATTTTAGAAGCCGGTATTGCCAAGATCGAATCGACTGAATTTCAAGCTATTGATTACCTAAAACACTGA
- a CDS encoding putative quinol monooxygenase, which produces MEIRIVASVQAKPEYIQEVTAVLKQVVNPSRQEAGNLQYDLHEEINKPGTFVFFERWKSQDMLNKHEKTPHFQQLVAQLNGRIESMDINLLKSIV; this is translated from the coding sequence ATGGAAATTCGTATTGTTGCCAGTGTGCAGGCCAAACCTGAATACATTCAGGAAGTCACGGCAGTGCTAAAACAGGTGGTTAACCCTAGTCGTCAGGAGGCTGGGAATCTACAGTATGATTTACACGAAGAAATCAATAAACCAGGTACTTTCGTGTTTTTTGAGCGTTGGAAAAGTCAGGATATGCTGAATAAACATGAAAAAACGCCACACTTCCAACAGTTAGTTGCACAGCTAAATGGTAGAATTGAAAGTATGGACATCAATTTATTGAAATCTATTGTATAA
- a CDS encoding rhodanese-related sulfurtransferase codes for MPVLHNRVSNEEMKARMLAETKPRMTISFYRYFHIDDPQVFRDRLYMAFTALNVFGRIYIAQEGINAQISIPQNRFDDFKTTLFSTHSELDHIRLNIALDDDGKSFWVLRMKVRDRIVADGIDDPTFDSSLVGHYLKAEQVNQMAEDPDTLFVDMRNHYEYEVGHFENAIEIPSDTFREQLPMAVDMLTDSREKNIVMYCTGGIRCEKASAYLLHRGFKNVYHVEGGIIEYARQAKVKGLPLKFIGKNFVFDERMGERISEHIIAHCHQCGTPCDSHTNCRNEGCHVLFIQCPVCAEKYEGCCSSACQEERKLPLEQQRSHRSNRENGMKIFNKSKKLLNLTLHKPGMK; via the coding sequence ATGCCAGTGCTACATAACCGTGTTTCCAATGAGGAGATGAAGGCGCGCATGCTCGCAGAAACAAAGCCTCGCATGACCATCTCCTTTTACCGATATTTTCATATTGATGACCCACAGGTTTTTCGCGACCGATTATATATGGCGTTCACTGCACTTAATGTTTTTGGTCGGATTTATATTGCTCAGGAAGGCATCAATGCACAAATCAGCATACCGCAGAACCGCTTTGACGACTTCAAGACAACATTATTCAGCACCCATTCAGAACTTGATCACATTCGACTCAATATAGCTCTGGATGACGATGGAAAATCATTTTGGGTTTTGCGAATGAAAGTTCGTGACAGGATCGTGGCTGACGGTATTGACGACCCGACGTTTGATTCATCTTTGGTCGGACATTATCTGAAAGCGGAACAGGTTAATCAGATGGCCGAAGATCCCGATACGCTGTTTGTTGATATGCGTAATCATTATGAATATGAAGTTGGTCATTTTGAGAATGCGATAGAAATTCCTTCAGATACCTTTCGGGAACAGCTTCCGATGGCAGTAGATATGCTTACTGATTCACGTGAAAAAAATATTGTCATGTATTGTACTGGGGGCATTCGCTGTGAGAAGGCTAGCGCATATCTACTGCATCGTGGCTTTAAAAATGTTTATCATGTCGAAGGTGGCATTATTGAGTATGCACGACAAGCCAAAGTCAAAGGTCTGCCGCTCAAATTTATTGGCAAGAACTTTGTGTTTGATGAACGTATGGGCGAACGTATCTCAGAACATATCATTGCGCATTGTCACCAATGCGGAACGCCATGTGACAGTCACACTAATTGCCGTAATGAGGGGTGTCATGTGCTGTTTATTCAATGTCCTGTATGTGCGGAAAAATATGAAGGATGCTGTAGTTCAGCGTGTCAGGAAGAGCGAAAATTACCACTTGAACAACAACGATCCCATCGTAGTAACCGGGAAAATGGCATGAAAATTTTCAATAAATCAAAAAAATTACTGAATTTAACGCTACATAAACCTGGAATGAAATGA
- the mdtG gene encoding multidrug efflux MFS transporter MdtG, whose product MTSETEPIDWKRNLYVTWLGCFFTGAAFSLVMPFLPLYVEQLGITGHEALNLWSGLVFSITFLFSAIASPFWGRLADRKGRKLMLLRSALGMAIVMVLMGLAQNIWQFLFLRAALGMLGGFVPNANALIATQVPRHRSGWALGTLSTGTVSGALIGPLIGGYLADIYGLKPVFFITASVLFLCFVITLFNVREHFAPVDKKHMLNGRQVMTSLKNPKLILSLFVTTMIIQIATGSVAPILTLYVRDLAGQTQNLAFISGMIAAIPGISALISAPRLGKLGDKVGPERILTAMLAISVILLIPMALVQSPWQLAVLRFLLGAADGALLPAVQTLLIYHSSNQVAGRIFSYNQSFRDAGNVTGPLLGATVSANYGFRAVFIATACVVLLNTVYSWWSLQRKPTRIELPGD is encoded by the coding sequence ATGACCTCTGAAACAGAACCGATTGATTGGAAACGCAATCTGTATGTTACTTGGCTAGGCTGTTTCTTTACCGGCGCGGCATTCAGTCTAGTCATGCCTTTCCTACCACTCTATGTGGAACAACTTGGCATCACGGGTCATGAAGCCTTGAATCTGTGGTCAGGCCTGGTCTTTAGTATTACCTTCCTTTTTTCTGCTATCGCGTCACCATTCTGGGGAAGACTCGCCGACCGTAAAGGGCGAAAGCTGATGCTATTACGTTCTGCGCTTGGCATGGCTATAGTCATGGTATTAATGGGTCTCGCACAAAATATTTGGCAATTTTTATTTCTGCGTGCTGCCTTAGGTATGCTGGGAGGTTTTGTTCCTAATGCTAATGCACTCATCGCCACACAAGTACCACGCCACCGAAGTGGATGGGCCTTGGGGACACTGTCAACCGGCACCGTCAGCGGTGCATTGATAGGTCCACTGATCGGTGGTTATCTTGCTGATATATATGGACTCAAACCTGTATTTTTCATTACAGCATCTGTGCTCTTTCTATGTTTTGTGATTACACTTTTCAATGTTCGTGAGCACTTTGCGCCGGTAGACAAGAAACACATGTTGAATGGAAGACAAGTGATGACTTCACTTAAAAATCCAAAGCTTATTCTCAGCTTATTTGTTACAACGATGATTATTCAGATCGCTACCGGTTCTGTCGCCCCGATTCTTACTTTATATGTAAGGGATCTGGCTGGACAAACTCAAAATCTGGCCTTCATTAGCGGTATGATAGCGGCGATTCCTGGAATTTCCGCGTTAATCAGTGCTCCCAGACTAGGCAAACTCGGTGACAAAGTCGGCCCCGAACGTATTCTGACCGCCATGCTGGCAATATCAGTGATTTTATTAATACCTATGGCGTTAGTTCAATCTCCATGGCAGCTTGCTGTCTTGCGTTTTTTATTGGGGGCGGCTGATGGCGCATTACTGCCTGCGGTACAAACCTTATTGATCTATCATTCGTCCAATCAGGTCGCTGGTAGAATTTTCAGTTATAATCAATCGTTCCGGGATGCCGGAAATGTAACCGGCCCATTATTGGGTGCCACGGTGTCTGCTAATTATGGTTTCAGGGCAGTATTTATTGCGACGGCTTGTGTGGTACTACTCAATACAGTTTATTCGTGGTGGAGCTTGCAGCGTAAACCCACTCGGATAGAACTACCGGGTGATTAG
- the pyrC gene encoding dihydroorotase, protein MTPLPNVLKIRRPDDWHLHLRDDQMLKSVLPHTSRFFARAIVMPNLTPPITTVAGAVAYRQRILDARPAGNNFQPLMTCYLTDSLDKAELESGYERGVFTAAKLYPAHATTNSSHGVTDIRTIYPVLEMMQKLGIPLLVHGEVTDPAVDIFDREARFIERVMEPLRKRFPELKVVFEHITTREAAQYVQEGDHFLAATITPQHLMFNRNHMLVGGIHPHLYCLPILKRNVHQQALRDAVTSGCKKFFLGTDSAPHARHHKESSCGCAGVFNAQAALSAYATVFEEMNALDQLEAFCSLNGPHFYDLPVNDSFIELHREATTFPEEIQAGDNILIPFLAGQTLNWSIR, encoded by the coding sequence ATGACCCCCTTGCCAAATGTTCTGAAGATTCGTCGCCCTGACGACTGGCATCTTCACCTACGTGACGATCAGATGCTTAAATCTGTCCTGCCACACACTAGCCGCTTTTTTGCCCGAGCCATCGTTATGCCAAATCTGACGCCTCCCATAACGACAGTTGCAGGTGCCGTCGCTTACAGACAACGCATTCTAGACGCACGCCCAGCAGGGAATAATTTTCAGCCGCTGATGACATGCTATCTGACGGACTCTCTTGATAAGGCAGAACTGGAATCAGGTTACGAACGGGGCGTATTCACTGCCGCCAAACTCTACCCCGCTCATGCGACAACTAATTCCAGCCATGGCGTGACTGACATCAGAACAATTTATCCCGTACTGGAAATGATGCAAAAGTTAGGCATACCACTGCTGGTTCATGGTGAAGTCACTGACCCTGCGGTAGACATATTTGATCGGGAAGCCCGTTTCATTGAGAGGGTCATGGAGCCGTTACGAAAACGATTTCCTGAGTTAAAGGTTGTTTTTGAACACATTACAACACGAGAAGCAGCACAATATGTGCAAGAAGGGGATCACTTTCTGGCTGCCACCATTACCCCTCAACATTTAATGTTTAACCGTAACCACATGTTAGTTGGCGGTATTCACCCCCATCTTTATTGCCTACCGATACTAAAACGCAATGTGCATCAACAGGCACTGCGTGATGCAGTTACTAGCGGTTGCAAAAAATTCTTCCTGGGAACCGACTCAGCTCCCCATGCCCGACATCACAAAGAGTCATCCTGTGGATGTGCCGGAGTTTTTAATGCGCAGGCAGCATTAAGTGCTTATGCTACTGTATTTGAGGAAATGAATGCGCTGGACCAACTAGAAGCCTTCTGTTCACTTAATGGCCCTCATTTTTATGATTTACCGGTAAACGACTCGTTTATTGAACTCCATCGTGAAGCCACTACATTCCCTGAAGAGATTCAAGCTGGTGACAACATATTGATTCCATTCCTTGCTGGCCAGACATTAAACTGGTCTATTCGCTGA
- the dinI gene encoding DNA damage-inducible protein I, with amino-acid sequence MRVEVTIAKTSILPIGAIEALTHELSLRISHYYPETAVKVRYAAANNLSVLGGSKEDKEKISEILQETWESADDWFISE; translated from the coding sequence ATGCGCGTCGAAGTCACTATAGCAAAAACATCAATCCTGCCCATTGGCGCCATTGAAGCGCTAACTCATGAGCTCAGTTTGCGAATTAGTCACTATTACCCGGAAACGGCGGTTAAGGTACGATACGCCGCAGCCAACAATCTGAGTGTTTTGGGCGGGAGTAAGGAAGACAAAGAAAAGATCTCAGAAATTTTACAGGAAACTTGGGAGAGTGCTGACGATTGGTTTATATCTGAATAA
- a CDS encoding glucan biosynthesis protein G, translated as MANLRWLSAVVMLSLTSLPVWAFSIDDVAQQAEKLAAKGFEAPKSNLPTQFHDMKFADYQQIRFKQDKSYWNAAKTPFKLQFYHQGMYFDLPVKINEVTATSVNEIKYSPDYFDFGSVNHDPETVKNLGFAGFKVLYPINKADKYDEIVSMLGASYFRVVGKGQVYGLSARGLAIDTALPSGEEFPRFREFWIERPKPNDNHLVIYALLDSPRSTGAYRFVVYPGRDTVVNVEARIYLRDKVGKLGIAPLTSMYLFGANQPSPTLNYRPELHDSDGLSIHAGNGEWIWRPLNNPKHLAVSTYTIESPKGFGLLQRGRNFSSYEDLDDRYDLRPSGWVEPLGDWGKGKVELVEIPTSDETNDNIVAFWTPDVLPEKGKPLDMKYRLRFTSDEDQLHTPGIAYVKRTMRSTGDVKQSNLIRQPDGTTAFLVDFVGPEMAKMDPATPVTPQVSIGANGEIVEDSVRYNPVTHGWRLTLRLRVKDNKQPTEMRAALVNGDKTLTETWSYQLPANE; from the coding sequence GTGGCAAACCTTCGCTGGCTTTCAGCAGTGGTTATGTTGTCTTTGACTTCTTTACCCGTCTGGGCATTTTCTATTGATGATGTTGCCCAGCAGGCTGAGAAACTGGCCGCAAAAGGTTTTGAAGCGCCGAAAAGTAATCTTCCTACACAATTTCATGATATGAAATTTGCTGACTATCAGCAAATTCGTTTCAAGCAAGATAAATCATACTGGAATGCAGCCAAAACACCGTTCAAACTGCAATTCTATCATCAGGGGATGTATTTCGACCTGCCTGTTAAGATCAACGAGGTTACGGCTACTAGTGTAAACGAGATCAAATATTCCCCAGACTATTTTGATTTCGGTTCTGTAAATCATGATCCTGAAACAGTGAAAAATCTGGGTTTTGCCGGATTCAAAGTACTTTATCCTATTAACAAGGCTGATAAGTACGATGAAATTGTTAGCATGCTCGGAGCAAGCTATTTCCGGGTCGTCGGTAAAGGTCAGGTGTATGGTCTGTCTGCACGTGGTCTGGCAATTGATACTGCACTGCCTTCTGGTGAAGAATTTCCTCGTTTTCGTGAGTTCTGGATTGAGCGTCCAAAACCGAATGACAACCATTTAGTCATTTATGCGTTGTTAGATTCGCCACGCTCTACAGGGGCTTATCGTTTCGTTGTATATCCGGGACGTGACACTGTTGTAAATGTGGAAGCGCGAATTTATCTGCGAGATAAGGTGGGTAAGCTAGGTATTGCTCCGCTTACCAGCATGTATCTCTTTGGTGCGAATCAACCTTCGCCAACGTTGAATTATCGTCCAGAGCTGCACGATTCAGACGGTTTATCTATTCACGCGGGCAATGGTGAGTGGATTTGGCGCCCATTGAATAACCCGAAACATCTTGCTGTTAGTACCTATACTATAGAAAGTCCGAAAGGTTTTGGCCTGTTGCAACGTGGTCGTAATTTCTCGTCTTACGAAGATCTTGACGATCGTTATGATCTGCGTCCGAGTGGTTGGGTTGAGCCTTTAGGAGATTGGGGTAAGGGTAAGGTTGAATTGGTAGAAATACCGACGTCTGATGAGACTAATGATAATATCGTCGCGTTTTGGACACCCGATGTATTGCCGGAAAAAGGCAAGCCACTGGATATGAAATACCGTTTGCGCTTTACCAGCGATGAAGACCAACTGCATACCCCTGGTATTGCCTACGTTAAGCGAACGATGCGCTCAACCGGTGATGTAAAACAGTCTAACCTGATTCGTCAACCAGATGGAACCACTGCTTTCCTGGTGGATTTTGTCGGACCGGAAATGGCAAAAATGGACCCGGCTACTCCCGTTACTCCACAAGTGAGTATCGGCGCTAACGGTGAAATTGTAGAAGACAGTGTACGTTATAATCCGGTCACTCATGGTTGGCGTTTGACACTACGTTTACGCGTCAAGGACAATAAACAGCCAACAGAAATGAGAGCAGCATTAGTTAATGGTGATAAGACATTAACTGAAACCTGGAGCTATCAGTTGCCTGCTAATGAATAA
- the mdoH gene encoding glucans biosynthesis glucosyltransferase MdoH gives MNKSTSSFDYIDKLPLSAEQAGVLRERLSRADIQDQSAIHQALSDRTAVNTFSGDDVALASVQARLEIAWPDGLNEGKQISKDKEGRTALQAMPVITRTSMFPDAWQTNPLVRWWDGLLGRAKPPRHHSEETVYESRWRMVGTIRRYILLILTLFQTAIATWYMKTILPYQGWALIDPSEMIHQGWFQIVVQLLPYMLQSGILILFAILFCWVSAGFWTALMGFLQLLIGKDKYSISSTIVGNEPLNPEHRTALIMPICNEDVDRVFAGLRATYESVEATGQLDYFDIYVLSDSNDADICIAEQKAWMDLCQKVGGAGRIFYRRRHRRVKRKSGNIDDFCRRWGTQYSYIVVLDADSVMSGECLTSLVRLMEANPNAGIIQSSPRASGMDTLYARCQQFATRVYGPLFTAGLHFWQLGESHYWGHNAIIRLKPFIEHCALAPLPGEGSFAGSILSHDFVEAALMRRAGWGVWIAYDLPGSYEELPPNLLDELKRDRRWCHGNLMNFRLFLVKGMHPVHRAVFLTGVMSYLSAPLWFMFLVLSTALQVVHTLMEPQYFLQPRQLFPVWPQWRPELAIALFSTTLVLLFLPKLLSVMLVCAKGAKAYGGIFRVFISLLVEMLFSVLLAPVRMLFHTVFVISAFLGWSVQWKSPQRDDDATPWSEAFVRHGSQLIIGLVWAIGMAWLDLRFLWWLSPIVFSLILSPWVSVLSSRANLGLSCKRSGLLLIPEEYDPPCELVATDKYFRLNRDGKLDNGFMHAVFDPSINALSSAMATARHRFSQPIENIREQRVADALAQKPQQIDNNQRLALISDPVTLSRLHYRVWQQPEHYAAWSNYYRSLPVPVIKN, from the coding sequence ATGAATAAGTCAACTTCTTCCTTCGATTATATCGATAAACTCCCTTTGTCTGCTGAGCAAGCGGGTGTCCTGCGTGAAAGATTATCGCGGGCAGATATCCAAGACCAGTCGGCGATCCATCAGGCATTGTCTGATAGGACGGCCGTCAATACCTTTTCAGGCGATGATGTCGCTCTTGCATCAGTGCAGGCACGCCTTGAAATTGCCTGGCCTGACGGGTTAAACGAAGGTAAACAGATAAGCAAAGACAAAGAAGGCCGTACGGCGTTACAGGCGATGCCAGTGATTACTCGTACGTCGATGTTTCCTGATGCATGGCAAACCAACCCGTTGGTACGCTGGTGGGATGGTTTGCTTGGTCGAGCCAAACCACCCCGCCATCACTCAGAGGAGACAGTGTATGAAAGCAGATGGCGTATGGTTGGAACTATTCGTCGCTATATTCTGTTGATATTAACTTTATTTCAGACAGCCATTGCCACTTGGTATATGAAAACGATTCTACCTTATCAAGGGTGGGCACTTATTGACCCCTCTGAAATGATACATCAGGGGTGGTTTCAGATAGTAGTACAACTCCTTCCTTATATGCTGCAGAGCGGGATTTTGATTCTGTTTGCAATCTTGTTCTGTTGGGTTTCTGCCGGATTCTGGACAGCGCTGATGGGATTTTTGCAACTACTTATTGGGAAGGATAAGTACAGTATTTCTTCGACTATTGTTGGCAATGAGCCTTTGAATCCCGAACATCGTACTGCACTGATCATGCCGATTTGTAATGAAGATGTGGACCGTGTTTTTGCTGGTCTGCGTGCGACTTATGAGTCAGTGGAAGCAACCGGGCAGCTCGACTATTTTGATATCTATGTCCTGAGTGATAGCAATGATGCAGATATCTGTATTGCAGAGCAAAAAGCCTGGATGGATTTGTGCCAGAAAGTTGGAGGGGCCGGGCGTATTTTCTATCGTCGCCGCCATCGACGTGTTAAACGCAAGAGTGGCAATATTGATGATTTCTGCCGTCGTTGGGGAACGCAGTACAGCTACATAGTGGTACTGGATGCAGACAGTGTGATGAGTGGCGAATGTTTGACGTCGCTTGTCCGTTTGATGGAGGCTAATCCTAACGCTGGTATTATTCAGTCCTCACCAAGAGCGTCCGGTATGGATACCCTTTATGCTCGTTGCCAGCAGTTTGCCACCCGGGTTTATGGACCGTTGTTTACCGCCGGTCTGCATTTCTGGCAGTTGGGTGAGTCTCATTATTGGGGTCACAATGCCATTATCCGCCTGAAACCTTTCATTGAGCATTGTGCATTGGCTCCTTTGCCTGGGGAGGGTTCTTTTGCCGGTTCTATACTTTCTCATGATTTTGTTGAAGCGGCGTTGATGCGTCGGGCTGGCTGGGGGGTATGGATCGCTTATGATCTGCCTGGCAGTTACGAGGAGTTACCACCTAATTTATTGGATGAACTAAAACGTGACCGACGTTGGTGTCACGGTAATTTAATGAATTTCCGCTTGTTTTTGGTGAAGGGAATGCATCCTGTGCATCGTGCGGTATTCCTGACTGGCGTAATGTCTTATCTGTCAGCACCACTGTGGTTTATGTTTTTGGTATTGTCGACTGCTTTACAGGTAGTACATACTTTGATGGAGCCACAGTACTTCCTGCAACCGAGGCAATTGTTCCCAGTTTGGCCTCAGTGGCGTCCAGAGCTAGCAATTGCCTTGTTTTCAACCACGTTGGTTTTGCTGTTCTTACCCAAGTTGCTGAGTGTGATGTTGGTGTGCGCAAAAGGGGCAAAGGCTTATGGTGGCATATTCCGGGTGTTTATTTCGCTATTGGTAGAAATGCTGTTTTCCGTATTATTGGCACCAGTTCGGATGTTGTTCCATACCGTTTTTGTTATCAGTGCATTTCTTGGTTGGTCTGTACAGTGGAAATCACCTCAGCGTGATGATGATGCCACTCCCTGGAGTGAGGCATTTGTTCGTCATGGCTCCCAGCTAATCATTGGGCTGGTATGGGCGATTGGTATGGCTTGGCTGGATCTACGCTTCCTCTGGTGGCTGTCACCTATTGTTTTTTCTTTGATCTTGTCTCCGTGGGTGTCTGTGCTTTCTAGCCGTGCGAATCTGGGACTGAGCTGCAAGCGTTCAGGTTTATTATTGATCCCCGAAGAGTATGATCCGCCGTGTGAGCTGGTAGCGACGGATAAATATTTTCGTCTAAATCGTGATGGTAAATTGGACAACGGATTTATGCATGCGGTGTTCGATCCGTCGATTAATGCATTGTCTAGTGCTATGGCAACTGCTCGGCATCGGTTCAGTCAGCCGATTGAAAATATACGTGAACAGCGTGTAGCCGATGCATTGGCTCAAAAGCCACAACAGATTGATAATAACCAACGATTAGCATTAATCAGTGATCCGGTTACATTGTCCCGTTTGCACTATCGTGTCTGGCAGCAACCAGAGCATTATGCCGCCTGGAGCAATTACTATCGAAGTTTACCTGTGCCGGTGATTAAAAATTAA
- a CDS encoding Kdo(2)-lipid IV(A) acyltransferase encodes MTQIPSFNRSLLHPRYWLTWLGIGVLYLIVLLPYPIIYHIGTTLGRLAMRFLKRRVEITHRNLELCFPDMSLEERNVMVKKNFESVGMGIMETGIAWFWPDWRINRWVTVIGIEHMLPLRQEKRGILLIGLHFLTLELGARIFGMQNAGIGVYRPNDNKLLDWLQTWGRMRSNKSMLDRKDLKGMIRALKQGEIIWYAPDHDYGPRSSVFVPLFAVDKAATTVGSYMLARAAKPAVVPFVPRRLPNANGYELIIQPAETDIPLENEETTVAWMNSLIEQNILLAPDQYMWLHRRFKTRPEGEPSLY; translated from the coding sequence ATGACACAAATCCCTTCATTTAATCGCTCTCTGCTTCACCCCCGTTACTGGCTAACATGGCTAGGCATTGGTGTTCTCTATCTGATCGTGCTGCTTCCCTATCCAATTATTTATCATATTGGTACTACATTAGGGCGTCTGGCAATGCGCTTTCTGAAGCGACGCGTAGAAATTACCCACCGCAATCTTGAACTTTGTTTTCCTGATATGTCTCTGGAAGAACGTAACGTCATGGTGAAAAAAAACTTTGAGTCTGTAGGAATGGGGATAATGGAAACCGGTATAGCCTGGTTTTGGCCAGACTGGCGAATCAACCGTTGGGTTACCGTCATCGGAATAGAGCACATGTTGCCATTGCGACAGGAAAAGCGAGGTATTCTGCTGATTGGCCTGCACTTCCTTACGTTGGAATTGGGTGCACGTATCTTTGGAATGCAAAACGCCGGCATCGGTGTTTATCGACCCAATGACAATAAATTGCTCGACTGGTTACAAACCTGGGGAAGAATGCGCTCCAACAAATCCATGTTAGATCGCAAAGATCTGAAAGGCATGATTCGAGCGCTCAAACAGGGTGAAATTATATGGTATGCACCAGATCATGATTATGGCCCACGTAGTAGCGTCTTTGTTCCTCTGTTTGCGGTAGATAAAGCGGCCACAACCGTAGGGAGTTACATGCTGGCCCGTGCAGCCAAACCGGCGGTTGTCCCATTTGTCCCCCGCCGACTGCCTAATGCCAACGGATATGAATTAATTATTCAGCCAGCAGAAACGGATATACCGCTTGAAAATGAAGAAACCACCGTTGCCTGGATGAATAGTCTCATTGAGCAAAATATCTTGCTGGCACCTGATCAATATATGTGGCTACATCGCCGCTTTAAGACACGCCCCGAAGGGGAGCCGTCCCTTTATTAA